In Streptomyces qaidamensis, one DNA window encodes the following:
- the prcB gene encoding proteasome subunit beta: MAASDHEGRLGEEFFTPGSSSFTDFLAAHRPGLLSTRRVLPDGVRAEGAPHGTTVLALTYRDGVLIAGDRRATMGNLIAQRDLEKVHPADDQCAVAFAGTVGLAVDMVKLYQVELAHFEKIEGIPMTLAAKATRLATMIRNNLGQAMQGLAVVPLLAGYDPAAPEGARGRIFSFDVAGGRYEKFGFHAEGSGSPYARGALKKLYRPGMSRREAALAALQALYDAADDDSATGGPDLTRRIYPIVSVITEDGFERLAEGETEELSREMVEQRHTRPDGPNAGV; this comes from the coding sequence ATGGCGGCGAGCGATCACGAGGGCAGGCTGGGGGAGGAGTTCTTCACTCCGGGCTCCTCGTCCTTCACGGACTTCCTGGCGGCCCACCGCCCCGGACTGCTGAGCACCCGGCGGGTCCTTCCGGACGGCGTCCGGGCCGAGGGCGCCCCGCACGGCACGACCGTGCTGGCCCTCACCTACCGGGACGGCGTGCTGATCGCGGGCGACCGGCGGGCGACGATGGGCAACCTGATCGCCCAGCGCGACCTGGAGAAGGTGCACCCAGCCGACGACCAGTGCGCGGTCGCCTTCGCGGGCACCGTCGGTCTCGCGGTGGACATGGTGAAGCTGTACCAGGTCGAGCTGGCGCACTTCGAGAAGATCGAGGGCATCCCCATGACCCTCGCAGCGAAAGCCACCCGGCTGGCCACCATGATCCGGAACAACCTGGGCCAGGCCATGCAGGGCCTCGCCGTCGTCCCGCTGCTGGCGGGCTACGACCCCGCGGCTCCCGAGGGCGCACGGGGCCGTATCTTCTCCTTCGACGTCGCCGGCGGCCGCTACGAGAAGTTCGGCTTCCACGCCGAGGGCTCCGGATCGCCGTACGCCCGGGGCGCGTTGAAGAAGCTCTACCGACCGGGCATGTCGCGCCGCGAGGCGGCCCTGGCCGCCCTGCAGGCGCTGTACGACGCGGCGGACGACGATTCCGCGACGGGCGGCCCCGACCTCACCCGCCGCATCTACCCCATCGTCTCCGTCATCACCGAGGACGGCTTCGAGCGGCTGGCCGAGGGGGAGACGGAGGAGCTCAGCCGCGAGATGGTCGAGCAGCGGCACACCCGGCCGGACGGACCGAACGCCGGGGTGTGA
- a CDS encoding carbohydrate ABC transporter permease codes for MTKRAPDVSASPPRSRSKYTLAPLVLIAANVVLFALFFVWPAVIGLVYSFTNYTGVGVFQFIGLDNYSRLFGDSTFFDALTRTLLYTVLFVPLNFVLSLLIANVLVSKHAKGASVARVFFFIPWLLSPIVVGVLWRWLFGENFGLVNYLIEKAGGSAVPWQSNADLSLIVVVVAASWAWTGFSMLLFIAAIKNVPTSYYEAAALDGAGPWRQFFSITLPSIAPTSFIVILLNTIHGMKEYPLFASLNNGGPGTSNNLLVQYIYQTGFKAGQIGYASAASFVLMLILMAVAIIQLMVNRRVENR; via the coding sequence ATGACCAAACGCGCCCCGGACGTGTCCGCGAGCCCGCCCAGGAGCCGCAGTAAGTACACCCTTGCGCCGCTCGTCCTCATCGCGGCCAACGTCGTGCTCTTCGCGCTGTTCTTCGTCTGGCCGGCGGTGATCGGGCTCGTCTACTCCTTCACGAACTACACGGGCGTGGGGGTGTTCCAGTTCATCGGACTGGACAACTACAGCAGGCTGTTCGGAGACTCCACCTTCTTCGACGCGCTGACCCGGACGCTGCTGTACACCGTGCTCTTCGTTCCCCTGAACTTCGTGCTGTCGCTGCTCATCGCCAACGTGCTGGTGAGCAAGCACGCCAAGGGTGCCTCGGTCGCCCGCGTCTTCTTCTTCATTCCCTGGCTGCTGTCACCCATCGTCGTGGGTGTCCTGTGGCGGTGGCTGTTCGGTGAGAACTTCGGACTGGTCAACTACCTCATCGAGAAGGCCGGCGGAAGCGCCGTGCCGTGGCAGTCGAACGCGGACCTGTCTCTGATCGTGGTCGTGGTGGCGGCATCCTGGGCCTGGACGGGCTTCTCCATGCTGCTGTTCATCGCGGCGATCAAGAACGTACCGACGTCGTACTACGAGGCGGCCGCGCTGGACGGCGCCGGTCCGTGGCGCCAGTTCTTCAGCATCACCCTGCCGAGCATCGCGCCGACGTCCTTCATCGTCATCCTGCTCAACACGATCCACGGGATGAAGGAATACCCGCTGTTCGCCTCCCTCAACAACGGCGGCCCCGGCACGTCGAACAACCTGCTTGTCCAGTACATCTACCAGACCGGCTTCAAAGCGGGCCAGATCGGCTACGCGAGCGCCGCGTCGTTCGTGCTCATGCTCATCCTGATGGCCGTCGCGATCATCCAGCTGATGGTCAACCGGCGGGTGGAGAACCGATGA
- a CDS encoding GNAT family N-acetyltransferase: MIRSATPDDIPEIGAMIRELAAYERAEEQARATGEQLREALFGEHPAASALIAEDDDTGETVGYALWFPLFSTWTGTRGMHLEDLYVRPHARGAGHGKALLADLAAACRRNGYDRFEWWVLAWNTPTIDFYTSLGVELLDEWKVCRLSGEPLTELAAQAPEVVDPACDG, encoded by the coding sequence ATGATCAGATCCGCCACCCCGGACGACATACCCGAGATCGGGGCGATGATCCGGGAACTCGCCGCGTACGAACGGGCCGAGGAGCAGGCCCGGGCCACCGGGGAGCAGCTGCGCGAGGCGCTGTTCGGTGAACACCCGGCCGCTTCGGCGCTGATCGCCGAGGACGACGACACAGGTGAGACCGTTGGCTACGCCCTGTGGTTCCCGCTCTTCTCGACCTGGACGGGCACGCGCGGCATGCACCTGGAGGACCTCTACGTACGTCCGCACGCCCGAGGCGCGGGGCACGGCAAGGCCCTGCTCGCCGACCTCGCCGCGGCCTGCCGGCGCAACGGGTACGACCGCTTCGAGTGGTGGGTCCTCGCCTGGAACACCCCGACGATCGACTTCTACACGTCGCTGGGGGTCGAGCTCCTGGACGAGTGGAAGGTGTGCCGGCTGAGCGGCGAGCCCCTCACAGAACTCGCCGCTCAGGCGCCGGAGGTCGTGGACCCGGCCTGCGACGGGTGA
- a CDS encoding beta-phosphoglucomutase family hydrolase, giving the protein MTQLGLPADIHACLFDLDGVVTKTAVVHAAAWKEMFDAFLRERDGADFRPFGAADYDEYVDGRPRADGVRTFLASRGIDLPDGAPDDPPGAETVHGLGNRKNELVLKKIRTDGVEAYEGTLRYLEAVRAHGLSTAIVSSSANCRDVLRSIGAEHFFDVRIDGVVAAERKLPGKPHPDTFLAAAEDLGVEPSEAAVFEDALAGMDAGRAGRFGYVVGVDRVGQTDALYRHGADVVVQDLAELGDPQ; this is encoded by the coding sequence ATGACGCAGCTCGGTCTTCCCGCAGACATCCACGCCTGTCTCTTCGACCTCGACGGCGTCGTCACCAAGACGGCCGTCGTGCACGCGGCCGCCTGGAAGGAGATGTTCGACGCCTTCCTGCGCGAGCGCGACGGCGCGGACTTCCGGCCGTTCGGGGCGGCGGACTACGACGAGTACGTCGACGGGCGACCACGCGCCGACGGGGTGCGCACCTTCCTCGCCTCCCGCGGCATCGACCTGCCCGACGGCGCCCCCGACGACCCACCGGGCGCAGAGACCGTGCACGGACTGGGCAACCGCAAGAACGAGCTGGTCCTCAAGAAGATCCGCACCGACGGCGTCGAGGCCTACGAAGGAACGCTGCGCTATCTGGAGGCCGTCCGGGCTCACGGACTGAGCACCGCGATCGTCTCCTCCAGCGCCAACTGCCGTGACGTGCTCCGCTCGATCGGCGCCGAGCACTTCTTCGACGTGCGCATCGACGGCGTGGTCGCCGCCGAGCGCAAGCTGCCCGGCAAGCCGCACCCCGACACGTTCCTCGCCGCCGCCGAGGACCTCGGTGTCGAACCGTCCGAGGCGGCCGTCTTCGAGGACGCCCTGGCCGGCATGGACGCGGGCCGCGCGGGCCGCTTCGGCTACGTCGTGGGAGTCGACCGGGTCGGGCAGACCGACGCGCTGTACCGGCACGGAGCCGACGTCGTGGTGCAGGACCTCGCCGAACTGGGGGACCCGCAGTGA
- a CDS encoding glycoside hydrolase family 65 protein → MIRQRAYGVEPWAVRETALNLDVLAQSESVFALSNGHIGWRGNLDEGEPHGMPGSYLNGVHELHPLPYAEAGYGYPESGQTSINVTNGKVLRLLVDDEPFDLRYGRLVTHERTLDLRRGVLERVCEWTSPAGSTVRVRSTRLVSLTQRAIAAVAYEVEPVDSRTRVVVQSELVANESLPEPDGDPRAAKALKSPLEPEEDLATGSRLRLVHRTRRSGLRVAVAADHTVTGPERTTTSSESNVDVSRLTVTSVLEPGERLRVEKLVAHGWSGVRSRPAMSDQVEAALAAAGHSGWQGLLEDQRAYLDDFWARADVEIDGDEEIQQAVRFALFHVLQAGARAEQRAIPAKGLTGSGYDGHAFWDTEAFVLPLLTYTVPKAAAEALRWRLDTLPAARERAAQLGLRGAAFPWRTIEGSEGSAYWPAGTAAFHVGADIADAVVRYVAVTGDETFEREVGVELLVETARLWRSLGHHDDRGTFHIDGVTGPDEYSAIADDNTYTNLMARANLLAAADACKRHPDEAARLGADEEERAAWRDAAEAMHVPYNEELGVHEQHAGFTRYQRWDFDRTGPDQYPLMLHFPYFDLYRKQVIKQADLVLAMYTCGAFFEEFFDEEQIARNFAYYEPLTVRDSSLSACVQAVMAARSGHLDLAGDYTAEAALMDLGDLEHNSRDGLHIASLAGAWMALVAGFGGMRCSDGALRFAPRLPERYSRLAFTVGFLGRCLRVELTADRATYSLTSGTPLTIRHHGTELTVGEDAPVSRPIPELTHRPAPGRPPHRAPNAR, encoded by the coding sequence GTGATCAGGCAGCGGGCGTACGGCGTCGAGCCCTGGGCCGTACGCGAGACGGCACTCAACCTCGACGTCCTGGCGCAGAGCGAGTCCGTCTTCGCCCTGTCCAACGGCCACATCGGCTGGCGCGGCAACCTCGACGAGGGCGAGCCGCACGGCATGCCCGGCTCCTACCTCAACGGCGTCCACGAACTGCACCCGCTGCCCTACGCCGAGGCCGGCTACGGCTACCCGGAGTCCGGCCAGACCTCCATCAACGTCACCAACGGCAAGGTGCTGCGGCTGCTCGTCGACGACGAGCCGTTCGACCTGCGCTACGGGCGGCTCGTCACCCACGAGCGGACCCTCGACCTGCGGCGGGGCGTCCTGGAACGGGTCTGCGAATGGACCTCCCCGGCCGGCTCCACCGTCCGGGTGCGCTCCACGCGGCTGGTGTCCCTCACCCAGCGCGCGATAGCCGCCGTGGCGTACGAGGTCGAGCCCGTCGACAGCCGCACCCGTGTCGTCGTCCAGTCGGAACTCGTGGCCAACGAGAGCCTGCCCGAGCCGGACGGCGATCCGCGCGCGGCCAAGGCGCTGAAGTCGCCGCTGGAGCCGGAGGAGGACCTCGCCACGGGCAGCCGGCTGCGCCTCGTGCACCGCACCCGCCGCAGCGGCCTGAGGGTCGCCGTGGCCGCCGACCACACGGTCACCGGTCCCGAACGGACCACCACGAGCAGCGAGTCCAACGTGGACGTGTCCCGGCTGACCGTCACCTCCGTGCTGGAACCGGGGGAGCGGCTGCGCGTGGAGAAGCTGGTCGCGCACGGCTGGTCCGGCGTCCGCTCCCGGCCCGCCATGAGCGACCAGGTCGAGGCGGCCCTCGCCGCGGCCGGGCACAGCGGCTGGCAGGGGCTCCTGGAGGACCAGCGGGCCTACCTCGACGACTTCTGGGCGCGTGCCGACGTCGAGATCGACGGCGACGAGGAGATCCAGCAGGCCGTCCGCTTCGCCCTCTTCCACGTCCTCCAGGCCGGTGCCCGCGCCGAACAGCGCGCCATCCCCGCCAAGGGCCTCACCGGCTCCGGCTACGACGGCCACGCCTTCTGGGACACCGAGGCGTTCGTGCTGCCCCTGCTCACCTACACCGTGCCGAAGGCCGCCGCCGAGGCCCTGCGCTGGCGCCTCGACACCCTGCCCGCCGCCCGGGAACGCGCCGCCCAGCTCGGCCTGCGCGGCGCCGCGTTCCCCTGGCGCACCATCGAGGGCTCGGAGGGCTCGGCCTACTGGCCGGCGGGCACGGCGGCCTTCCACGTGGGCGCCGACATCGCCGACGCCGTCGTACGGTACGTGGCCGTCACCGGCGACGAGACCTTCGAACGCGAGGTCGGCGTGGAGCTGCTGGTGGAGACCGCCCGCCTGTGGCGCTCCCTCGGCCACCACGACGACCGCGGCACCTTCCACATCGACGGTGTCACCGGACCGGACGAGTACAGCGCCATCGCCGACGACAACACGTACACCAATCTGATGGCCCGGGCGAACCTGCTGGCCGCCGCCGACGCCTGCAAACGCCACCCCGACGAGGCGGCGCGGCTCGGGGCCGACGAGGAGGAGAGGGCCGCCTGGCGGGACGCCGCCGAGGCCATGCACGTCCCCTACAACGAGGAACTCGGCGTGCACGAGCAGCACGCCGGCTTCACCCGCTACCAGCGCTGGGACTTCGACCGCACCGGCCCGGACCAGTACCCCCTGATGCTCCACTTCCCCTACTTCGACCTGTACCGCAAGCAGGTCATCAAGCAGGCGGACCTGGTGCTGGCGATGTACACCTGCGGCGCCTTCTTCGAGGAGTTCTTCGACGAGGAGCAGATCGCCCGCAACTTCGCCTACTACGAGCCGCTGACCGTCCGCGACTCCTCCCTGTCCGCCTGCGTCCAGGCCGTCATGGCCGCCCGGTCCGGCCATCTCGACCTGGCAGGCGACTACACGGCCGAGGCGGCGCTGATGGACCTCGGAGACCTGGAGCACAACTCCCGCGACGGACTGCACATCGCCTCGCTGGCCGGCGCCTGGATGGCGCTGGTCGCCGGGTTCGGCGGCATGCGGTGCAGCGACGGCGCCCTGCGGTTCGCGCCCCGCCTGCCCGAGCGGTACAGCCGGCTCGCCTTCACGGTGGGCTTCCTCGGCCGGTGCCTGCGCGTGGAACTGACCGCCGACCGGGCCACGTACAGCCTGACCTCCGGCACGCCCCTGACCATCCGGCACCACGGCACCGAACTGACGGTCGGCGAGGACGCCCCTGTCTCCCGGCCCATTCCCGAGCTGACCCACCGCCCCGCCCCGGGCCGGCCCCCGCACCGCGCCCCGAACGCCCGCTGA
- a CDS encoding ABC transporter substrate-binding protein has product MISVGVRRSRRLGRGGIRRVVPLAAVATAGALLLTACGSGGDSGGTSKSLTFWISTVPGQDAGWKKMVAQYKKETGVKVNLVNIPYDGYDAKLRNAAQANSLPDVAAVPKLDPIWANKLIDLSPIADKKSNKINANFVAKDSSGKVLSIPSDITASGLFINKTLFEKAGVSVPASPQKTWTWTEFVKAADEVREKTGAKYSLTFDQSPSRLRAMVYELGGKYVHADSSGKFSVDGATRKAVKRFVEMNDDKTMPKSVWTSGADPSAMFQSGDVVAYWSGVWQVPAFAESIKKFEWASVPTPAEPVQASDVNSGGMTVGFNNNGDAAAAAEKFLSWLYEPAHYQALCEASGFLPVETGLNPKYPFKSEAAQAAFKLYNESIPLYAPISGYFNTAQTNWVLKGKSLTEDPTKTELGKAINGQQSADKALDNIVAGYNQQVGG; this is encoded by the coding sequence ATGATCAGTGTGGGTGTGCGGCGCTCCCGCCGGCTCGGCCGCGGCGGCATACGCCGCGTGGTTCCCCTCGCTGCCGTGGCTACGGCAGGTGCCCTTCTGCTGACCGCCTGCGGGTCGGGTGGCGACTCGGGCGGGACGTCCAAGTCGCTGACGTTCTGGATCTCCACGGTTCCGGGGCAGGACGCGGGCTGGAAGAAGATGGTGGCGCAGTACAAGAAGGAAACCGGCGTCAAGGTCAACCTCGTCAACATCCCCTACGACGGTTACGACGCGAAGCTCCGCAACGCCGCGCAGGCGAACTCCCTGCCCGACGTCGCGGCCGTGCCGAAGCTGGACCCGATCTGGGCGAACAAGCTGATCGACCTCAGCCCCATCGCCGACAAGAAGAGCAACAAGATCAACGCCAACTTCGTCGCCAAGGACTCGTCCGGGAAGGTGCTGTCCATCCCCTCGGACATCACCGCGTCCGGCCTGTTCATCAACAAGACGCTGTTCGAGAAGGCCGGTGTCTCCGTCCCGGCCTCGCCCCAGAAGACCTGGACCTGGACCGAATTCGTCAAGGCGGCGGACGAGGTCCGGGAGAAGACCGGCGCCAAGTACTCCCTCACGTTCGACCAGTCGCCCTCCCGGCTCCGCGCCATGGTGTACGAGCTCGGCGGGAAGTACGTCCACGCGGACTCCTCCGGCAAGTTCTCGGTGGACGGCGCGACGAGGAAGGCCGTGAAGCGCTTCGTCGAGATGAACGACGACAAGACCATGCCGAAGTCGGTGTGGACCAGTGGCGCCGACCCGTCCGCCATGTTCCAGAGCGGTGACGTGGTCGCCTACTGGTCCGGCGTGTGGCAGGTGCCCGCCTTCGCGGAGAGCATCAAGAAGTTCGAGTGGGCCAGCGTCCCGACTCCCGCCGAGCCGGTGCAGGCCAGCGACGTCAACAGCGGCGGCATGACGGTCGGCTTCAACAACAACGGCGACGCGGCCGCCGCCGCGGAGAAGTTCCTGTCCTGGCTGTACGAGCCGGCCCACTACCAGGCGCTGTGCGAGGCGTCCGGGTTCCTGCCCGTCGAGACCGGCCTGAACCCGAAGTACCCCTTCAAGTCCGAGGCGGCGCAGGCGGCGTTCAAGCTCTACAACGAGTCGATCCCGCTGTACGCCCCGATCTCCGGCTACTTCAACACCGCGCAGACGAACTGGGTGCTGAAGGGCAAGAGCCTCACCGAGGACCCGACCAAGACGGAGCTCGGCAAGGCGATCAACGGCCAGCAGTCGGCCGACAAGGCGCTGGACAACATCGTGGCCGGCTACAACCAGCAGGTCGGCGGCTGA
- a CDS encoding ROK family protein — MARAPRLTESAGAVFAVLAGAGRATRPQLASLAGLSKPTVSAAVAELEGVRLAAHSGTASSGTGRNAAVYRLGPSAGAVLAVDLGPALTRVRGCALDGTLLAEATGSRAGAADVVREALDALPADAPLRTIVVAVGDVTAPRKEGAGMRPATAKAGPVFDAVAVALPPGVPVHVENNVNCAALAELHEGAARGRNTFGYLRIGVGIGLGIVVGGQVLSGANGAAGELARLPYPWDDGREPRHEALEEYIGARSLLRRAAEAWPDTDGPCPDTAEQLFALAAQGRAAARAVVDRHAVDVGRLAAAVTAVLDPGLVVLGGSTGAYPQLLQGVRAELARLSWPTEVVSSTVGDLGTVVGAARLAVSRGVQTVTESAGAKD, encoded by the coding sequence GTGGCAAGAGCCCCCCGCCTGACCGAGAGCGCGGGCGCGGTGTTCGCCGTACTGGCCGGGGCCGGCCGGGCGACCCGGCCGCAGCTCGCGAGTCTGGCGGGCCTGTCGAAGCCGACGGTGTCCGCCGCCGTCGCGGAACTGGAGGGCGTCCGGCTCGCCGCCCACTCCGGCACGGCCTCCAGCGGCACCGGACGCAACGCCGCGGTCTACCGTCTCGGGCCGTCCGCGGGGGCCGTGCTCGCCGTCGACCTCGGCCCCGCCCTCACCCGGGTCCGCGGCTGCGCCCTGGACGGCACGCTGCTCGCCGAGGCAACCGGCTCCCGGGCGGGCGCCGCCGACGTCGTGCGCGAGGCGCTCGACGCGCTGCCCGCCGACGCCCCGCTGCGGACCATCGTCGTCGCCGTCGGTGACGTCACCGCGCCGCGCAAGGAGGGCGCCGGTATGCGTCCGGCGACCGCCAAGGCCGGACCCGTCTTCGACGCCGTGGCCGTCGCGCTGCCGCCGGGTGTCCCCGTCCACGTCGAGAACAACGTGAACTGCGCCGCCCTCGCCGAGCTGCACGAAGGTGCCGCCCGGGGCCGGAACACCTTCGGCTACCTGCGCATCGGCGTGGGTATAGGCCTCGGCATCGTCGTCGGCGGCCAGGTGCTGAGCGGAGCGAACGGCGCGGCCGGTGAGCTGGCCCGGCTGCCCTACCCGTGGGACGACGGCCGCGAACCCCGTCACGAGGCGCTGGAGGAGTACATCGGCGCGCGTTCCCTGCTGCGCCGCGCGGCCGAGGCCTGGCCGGACACCGACGGGCCGTGCCCCGATACCGCCGAGCAGCTCTTCGCCCTCGCCGCGCAGGGCCGTGCCGCCGCCCGCGCCGTCGTCGACCGCCATGCCGTGGACGTGGGCCGGCTGGCCGCCGCAGTGACCGCGGTCCTGGACCCGGGGCTGGTCGTGCTGGGGGGCAGCACCGGCGCGTACCCGCAGCTCCTGCAGGGTGTGCGGGCCGAGCTCGCCCGGCTGAGCTGGCCCACCGAAGTCGTCAGCAGCACGGTCGGCGATCTCGGCACCGTCGTGGGCGCCGCCCGGCTCGCGGTCTCCCGAGGAGTCCAAACCGTGACCGAGTCCGCGGGGGCGAAGGATTGA
- a CDS encoding BadF/BadG/BcrA/BcrD ATPase family protein: MQDIATLVVGIDVGGTKTHLRALAGDAVVADHVRASGGWRPHDPVAAAGWLAALVADALPAGARPTAVAVGGHACETPRQCAQIRAALQLHFDAPALVVGDAQLLVPAAGLDKGVGLVAGTGSVAVGRLPDGTTVQVGGWGAVLGDEGGAAGLVREAARAVWAAHDRGDRPDALALGLIAALDVPEVPALGAALERATDVSAEWGRHAPVVFAAAADGSALARTVIDEAGWALAALVTRLADRGVAVDDVVVAGGTVLSQPELFDAFTVALAETLPTARARPLRVPPVEGAVALARSLR, encoded by the coding sequence GTGCAGGACATCGCGACCCTCGTGGTCGGTATCGACGTGGGCGGCACCAAGACACATCTGCGCGCGCTCGCGGGGGACGCCGTCGTGGCCGACCACGTACGCGCGAGCGGCGGCTGGCGGCCGCACGACCCCGTGGCAGCCGCCGGGTGGCTGGCCGCGCTGGTCGCCGACGCGCTTCCGGCAGGTGCCCGCCCGACCGCTGTGGCCGTCGGCGGGCACGCCTGTGAGACCCCCCGCCAGTGCGCGCAGATCCGCGCCGCGCTCCAGCTGCACTTCGACGCGCCCGCGCTGGTGGTGGGCGACGCTCAGCTCCTCGTCCCCGCGGCCGGTCTGGACAAGGGTGTCGGCCTGGTCGCCGGCACCGGCTCGGTGGCCGTGGGGCGGCTGCCCGACGGCACCACCGTCCAGGTGGGTGGATGGGGCGCGGTCCTCGGCGACGAGGGCGGCGCCGCCGGGCTCGTCCGGGAGGCGGCACGGGCCGTGTGGGCGGCGCACGACCGCGGGGATCGGCCCGACGCGCTCGCGCTCGGGCTCATCGCCGCGCTCGACGTGCCCGAAGTCCCCGCGCTCGGCGCAGCTTTGGAGAGGGCCACGGACGTCTCCGCCGAGTGGGGCCGGCACGCTCCCGTCGTCTTCGCGGCGGCCGCCGACGGTTCCGCGCTCGCCCGGACCGTGATCGACGAAGCGGGCTGGGCGCTTGCCGCGCTGGTCACCCGGCTCGCCGACCGCGGAGTGGCGGTCGACGACGTGGTCGTGGCGGGCGGCACGGTGCTCTCCCAGCCCGAGCTGTTCGACGCGTTCACCGTCGCCCTGGCCGAGACACTGCCCACAGCCCGCGCCAGACCCCTTCGCGTACCACCGGTCGAGGGCGCGGTGGCACTGGCGCGGTCGCTCCGGTGA
- a CDS encoding carbohydrate ABC transporter permease translates to MTTTDMPRKADADSARAVSRKRPRGTVGGGLRRAVPATTLLWVLAALYGLPVLWFVLSSFKPAGDLFSLPLTLFPEDPTVSGYKAAWDSANFSQYFINTTIVCVIATILTVGVSCCTGYALAKYDNKWLKVFFVGILATTMLPSEVMLAPQFLVVRDLGLYNSLAGIILPAVLTATGCFMFRQFFLTVPDELIEAARIDGARELSIFLRIMVPISRPIMLTLAILSFQWRWNDYIWPLLMLNDPEKFTVQIGIQSLVGAQNINWSLVLGGSVISMIPLIVVFLVFQRYVMNADINAGLKD, encoded by the coding sequence ATGACAACCACAGACATGCCGCGCAAGGCCGACGCCGATTCCGCACGGGCCGTCTCCAGGAAGCGGCCCCGCGGCACGGTCGGCGGCGGGCTTCGGCGCGCGGTGCCCGCGACGACACTGCTGTGGGTCCTGGCGGCCCTCTACGGGCTGCCGGTGCTGTGGTTCGTCCTCAGCTCCTTCAAGCCGGCGGGAGACCTGTTCTCCCTTCCGCTGACGCTGTTCCCGGAAGACCCCACCGTCTCGGGTTACAAGGCGGCGTGGGACAGTGCCAACTTCTCCCAGTACTTCATCAACACCACCATCGTGTGTGTGATCGCGACGATCCTCACGGTGGGAGTCAGCTGTTGCACCGGGTACGCGCTGGCCAAGTACGACAACAAGTGGCTCAAGGTCTTCTTCGTCGGCATCCTGGCCACCACGATGCTGCCGTCGGAGGTCATGCTCGCCCCGCAGTTCCTGGTGGTCCGCGACCTCGGCCTCTACAACTCGCTCGCCGGCATCATCCTCCCGGCCGTGCTCACCGCGACCGGTTGCTTCATGTTCCGCCAGTTCTTCCTGACGGTCCCCGACGAGCTCATCGAGGCCGCCCGCATCGACGGCGCCCGCGAACTGTCGATCTTCCTGCGGATCATGGTGCCGATCTCCCGGCCCATCATGCTGACGCTCGCCATCCTGTCGTTCCAGTGGCGGTGGAACGACTACATCTGGCCGCTGCTGATGCTCAACGACCCCGAGAAGTTCACCGTGCAGATCGGCATCCAGAGCCTTGTCGGGGCGCAGAACATCAACTGGTCGCTGGTGCTCGGCGGATCGGTCATCTCCATGATCCCTCTGATCGTCGTCTTCCTGGTGTTCCAGCGTTACGTCATGAACGCCGACATCAACGCCGGACTGAAGGACTGA
- a CDS encoding nucleoside/nucleotide kinase family protein — translation MPLTFDDLVHRARALPQGGRRAILGIAGSPGAGKSTLAERLVRELNCAGDPWVAHVPMDGFHLADAELERLGLRDRKGAPDTFDAAGYAALLRRLRDEPGDVVYAPGFERVLEQPVAGAIPVPPTARLVVTEGNYLLLTTGAWPRVRPLLDEVWFCELPERERVRRLVSRHEQFGKTHEEAVAWVARSDERNAELVAATRGRADLVVPGEPGGAGRGMIRP, via the coding sequence GTGCCGCTCACCTTCGACGACCTCGTCCACCGTGCCCGGGCCCTCCCCCAGGGCGGCCGGCGCGCGATCCTCGGTATCGCGGGCAGCCCCGGCGCGGGCAAGTCGACGCTCGCCGAGCGCCTGGTGCGTGAGTTGAACTGCGCCGGTGACCCCTGGGTCGCGCACGTCCCCATGGACGGCTTCCACCTCGCCGACGCCGAACTGGAGCGCCTCGGCCTGCGGGACCGCAAGGGCGCCCCCGACACGTTCGACGCGGCCGGGTACGCGGCCCTGCTGCGGCGGCTGCGCGACGAGCCCGGCGACGTCGTGTACGCCCCGGGCTTCGAGCGCGTCCTGGAGCAGCCGGTCGCGGGCGCGATCCCGGTGCCTCCGACGGCCCGTCTGGTCGTCACCGAGGGCAACTACCTGCTCCTGACCACCGGAGCCTGGCCCCGCGTCCGCCCCCTCCTCGACGAGGTGTGGTTCTGCGAACTGCCCGAGCGGGAGCGCGTCCGCCGACTGGTCTCCCGTCACGAGCAGTTCGGCAAGACGCACGAGGAGGCGGTGGCCTGGGTCGCCCGCTCGGACGAACGCAACGCCGAGCTGGTCGCGGCGACCCGGGGGCGGGCGGACCTCGTGGTGCCGGGCGAACCCGGTGGTGCCGGGCGGGGCATGATCCGCCCATGA